The Flavobacterium jumunjinense genome includes a region encoding these proteins:
- a CDS encoding helix-turn-helix domain-containing protein — MINVLHSLFAGSTFLLAFLIITNTQKINIKANKWFASFIICIFFIAFETLLDDCNMSENSLLLSIISVLSCFSISPLFYLSIVYFTNPDTKWRKRNYLHFFLPLSIALLVIFLFAIDDNKEPNDVESIIANGIQFTLVTSLITQLLLYPILSYIKLLKHKKNIRFFSSNTEKIDLKWLQYLCVCLLIMIFFWMVEIILDTSNYTLSPAVDAVYLSGIFFITYNWSKQKEVYPFNSIENINDLIVEINTPTEKKKKLIEDDVLNDFKSRLLIIMNRKKPFLDCELNLEKLAQEINTSTHILSYVINTGFNENFYQFINRYRIEEAKKLIQNNNHLSLLGIGFEVGFNSKTTFNTTFKKITNKTPSEFKKMSSDL; from the coding sequence ATGATTAATGTTCTGCATTCACTTTTTGCAGGTAGCACTTTTTTACTTGCTTTTTTAATTATCACAAACACTCAAAAAATTAATATAAAAGCAAATAAATGGTTTGCTAGTTTTATTATTTGTATTTTTTTTATTGCTTTCGAAACGCTTCTAGACGATTGCAACATGTCTGAAAATAGCCTTTTATTAAGTATAATTTCAGTTTTGTCATGTTTTTCGATTAGCCCATTATTCTATTTAAGCATTGTTTACTTTACCAATCCAGATACTAAATGGAGAAAAAGGAATTATCTGCATTTCTTTTTACCGCTTTCAATAGCTTTATTAGTAATATTTCTATTTGCTATCGATGATAATAAAGAACCGAATGATGTTGAGTCTATTATTGCAAATGGTATTCAATTTACCTTAGTTACTTCATTAATTACTCAACTTCTATTATATCCTATACTTTCCTATATAAAGTTACTTAAACATAAAAAGAATATTCGCTTTTTTTCTTCTAATACCGAAAAAATAGATTTAAAATGGCTGCAATATTTATGTGTTTGCTTATTAATCATGATATTCTTTTGGATGGTTGAAATTATTTTAGACACATCCAATTATACTCTTTCTCCTGCTGTAGATGCAGTTTATCTTTCTGGTATATTTTTCATCACCTATAACTGGTCTAAACAAAAAGAAGTTTATCCATTTAACTCCATTGAAAATATCAATGATTTAATTGTTGAGATAAATACACCTACAGAAAAAAAGAAAAAACTTATTGAAGATGATGTCCTAAATGATTTTAAAAGTAGGTTATTAATAATCATGAATCGGAAAAAGCCTTTTTTAGACTGCGAATTAAATTTAGAAAAATTAGCACAAGAAATAAATACTTCAACACATATACTTTCCTATGTTATTAATACTGGTTTTAATGAAAATTTTTATCAATTCATTAATAGGTATAGAATTGAAGAAGCTAAAAAATTAATTCAAAACAATAATCATCTTAGTTTACTAGGAATTGGTTTTGAAGTTGGTTTTAATTCCAAAACAACATTTAACACAACATTTAAAAAAATAACCAATAAAACCCCATCAGAATTCAAGAAAATGAGTTCCGATTTATAA
- a CDS encoding protein-disulfide reductase DsbD family protein, producing MKKFLTFFILLVSFIGNSQILDPVKWTTKVVQLSNDEFELVMNAKIDNEWHMYSQFTPDGGALPAVFEYRNAKGNYTLVGKTKESTYKKIFNDIFEVDEYYFANTAQFKQKIKVTNTKLKEVKVYLEYQACKEQCIQQDKTFIFKLPEIKEVTKVEEKTTESPVIKEEKKTEEVAAVIEELVEKDTSETKVDKNREDVKQVDKATSEVSTKNENPDDEINNWTLFLLTLIAGIFVTFTPCVFPMIPMTVSFFLKQSANGDKKKGRLNALMYGVFIVLIYVLISLPFHIFQSLSPDIFYEISTNPYLNIFFFIVFVVFAISFLGAFEITMPSALANKVDNASNKGGFAGIFFMALTLIIVSFSCTGPALGAVIGGVLSTDGGATLLTIAMLGFGLGLAFPFMIFALFPSMMGNLPKSGGWLNTVKVVFGFIELALAFKFLSMADLVMDWHILEREVFIVIWIAIFIGLALYLFGKITLPHDSPLSHISVGRLLLGLVSLSFSIYLIPGLWGAPLNIISGFPPPMTYSESPNGVGFKSTLTNSTTTNESLPEHAHYGPHKIIAFHDYDEGLAYAKKVNKPVLIDFTGKTCVNCRRMEELVWAKPEILSILNEEVVLISLYVDDRTELPEDKKYSSDNGKEINTYGKKWSDLGITKYKANIQPYYILMKHDEGNLNKPVGYTPDVSEYKAWLEEGIANFKK from the coding sequence ATGAAGAAATTTTTAACCTTTTTTATACTATTAGTTTCCTTTATTGGAAATTCGCAGATTTTAGATCCAGTGAAATGGACTACGAAAGTTGTTCAACTATCAAATGATGAATTTGAGCTGGTAATGAACGCTAAAATAGATAATGAATGGCACATGTATTCGCAATTCACTCCAGATGGAGGAGCATTACCAGCAGTATTTGAATATAGAAATGCAAAAGGGAATTATACTTTAGTAGGAAAAACTAAGGAAAGTACTTATAAAAAGATTTTTAATGATATTTTTGAAGTAGATGAATATTATTTTGCAAATACAGCACAATTCAAGCAAAAAATAAAAGTTACGAATACAAAACTTAAAGAAGTAAAAGTATATTTAGAATATCAAGCATGTAAAGAACAATGCATTCAGCAAGATAAGACTTTTATATTTAAACTACCTGAAATAAAAGAAGTAACAAAAGTAGAAGAAAAAACAACTGAATCTCCAGTGATTAAAGAAGAAAAAAAAACTGAAGAAGTTGCTGCTGTTATTGAAGAATTAGTAGAAAAAGACACTTCAGAAACTAAAGTCGATAAAAATAGAGAAGACGTTAAACAAGTTGATAAAGCAACAAGTGAGGTTAGCACTAAAAATGAAAATCCTGATGATGAGATTAATAATTGGACATTATTTTTATTAACTTTAATAGCTGGAATTTTTGTAACATTTACGCCATGTGTTTTTCCAATGATTCCAATGACCGTGAGTTTTTTCTTAAAACAAAGTGCTAATGGAGATAAAAAGAAAGGTAGACTTAATGCACTAATGTATGGTGTGTTTATAGTGCTAATTTATGTACTGATTTCATTGCCTTTCCATATTTTTCAAAGTTTGAGTCCAGATATTTTTTATGAAATATCAACAAACCCTTATTTAAATATTTTTTTCTTTATTGTATTTGTAGTATTTGCAATTTCATTTTTAGGTGCTTTTGAAATAACAATGCCATCAGCATTAGCAAACAAAGTTGATAATGCTTCAAATAAAGGTGGTTTTGCTGGAATTTTCTTTATGGCATTAACATTAATAATTGTTTCATTTTCTTGTACAGGCCCAGCTTTAGGAGCTGTAATTGGAGGAGTGTTGTCAACCGATGGTGGCGCAACTTTATTAACGATTGCAATGCTTGGTTTTGGTTTAGGTCTAGCATTTCCATTTATGATATTTGCATTATTTCCAAGCATGATGGGTAATTTGCCAAAATCGGGTGGTTGGTTAAACACAGTAAAAGTTGTTTTTGGTTTTATAGAATTAGCATTAGCATTTAAGTTTTTGTCAATGGCAGACTTAGTTATGGATTGGCACATTTTAGAACGTGAAGTGTTTATTGTTATTTGGATTGCTATTTTTATTGGTTTGGCGTTATATCTTTTTGGGAAAATTACCTTACCTCATGACAGTCCATTATCTCATATTTCTGTAGGTAGATTGCTTTTAGGATTAGTTTCACTTTCATTTTCAATTTATTTAATTCCAGGTCTTTGGGGGGCACCATTAAATATTATAAGTGGTTTTCCACCACCAATGACTTATAGCGAAAGTCCAAATGGAGTAGGCTTTAAAAGTACTCTTACAAATAGTACAACAACAAATGAAAGCTTACCAGAGCATGCTCATTATGGACCACACAAAATAATTGCTTTTCATGATTATGACGAAGGTTTAGCATATGCCAAGAAAGTCAATAAGCCAGTTCTAATTGATTTTACAGGAAAAACGTGTGTTAATTGTAGAAGAATGGAAGAGTTAGTTTGGGCTAAGCCTGAAATTCTTTCAATTTTAAATGAAGAAGTTGTTTTGATTTCTTTGTATGTGGATGATAGAACTGAATTACCAGAAGATAAAAAATATTCAAGTGATAATGGAAAAGAAATTAATACGTATGGTAAAAAATGGAGCGATTTAGGAATTACTAAATATAAAGCAAATATCCAACCATATTATATATTAATGAAGCATGACGAAGGGAATTTAAATAAGCCCGTAGGATATACACCAGATGTATCTGAGTACAAAGCTTGGCTTGAAGAAGGAATAGCTAATTTTAAAAAATAA
- a CDS encoding TonB-dependent receptor, with amino-acid sequence MYNKTKILSLVLLLFSLVSFSQEKVTLSGTISDESTNETLIGVTVIIEELKTGTTTNEYGYFSITLPKGNYTIRYTYIGFEDVVEQINLQENTRKNISIKESNVQLNEIIVTENQYKPNIQKPEMSVNKISVSTIKKMPAVLGEADILKSILTLPGVTNAGEGQSGFNVRGGAADQNLILLDEATIYNSSHLFGFFSVFNADAIKDLKLYKGGVPARFGGRVASVLDIYQKDGNSNKFHLNGGIGLISSRLLAEGPIVKDKGSFLVAGRSSYAHLFLKLSGNENSAYFYDLNTKLSYKLNDNNNLYVSGYFGRDVFSLSKSFINTYGNSVLNMRWNHLFSDKLFSNLSLIYSDYYYGLELDFIGFNWDSGIKNYNLKYDFKHYLSEKTKLTYGINTVYYDFNPGKIKPNGPDSQINPKQLDKKYAFEPAIYIDAEQKLSDKFSINYGLRYSMFYRLGAQEINVYENNQAVSYDEDLKIYEKATPIGTKKYGKNETIASFDNLEPRLSIAYIIDENQSVKASYNRMSQYLHLISNTQSPTPLDVWAPSDDFLKPQILDQYAIGYQKNIKNGRYSFEIESFYKDVQNRLDYIDGADLIANNAIEQVVLGGKSRAYGLEILARKNEGKLNGWISYTLSRSEQKTAGRTATEIGINNGNWYKTGWDKTHNLSVTGIYELNDKWSFGSIFSLQTGQPVTYPNGQYEYQGLSIPSYGERNGNNLPAYHRLDISATLTPRNSKDKRIKGEWVFGIYNVYSRKNAASISFRQNAESGKNEAVRLSIFGIVPSVTYNFKF; translated from the coding sequence ATGTACAATAAAACGAAAATTTTATCCTTAGTACTCTTATTATTTTCACTCGTCAGCTTTTCTCAAGAAAAAGTTACTCTTAGTGGTACAATTTCAGATGAAAGCACAAATGAAACATTAATAGGTGTAACAGTAATAATTGAAGAGTTAAAAACAGGAACAACAACAAACGAATATGGTTATTTTTCCATAACGCTTCCAAAAGGTAATTATACAATTCGGTATACTTATATCGGTTTTGAAGATGTTGTTGAACAAATTAATCTTCAAGAAAATACCCGAAAAAACATAAGTATAAAAGAAAGTAACGTTCAATTGAATGAAATTATCGTTACCGAAAATCAATACAAGCCAAACATTCAGAAACCAGAAATGAGTGTTAACAAAATTTCGGTAAGCACTATTAAAAAAATGCCAGCCGTTCTAGGGGAAGCAGATATTCTAAAATCGATATTAACATTACCTGGTGTAACCAATGCTGGAGAAGGACAATCTGGTTTTAATGTTCGTGGAGGAGCAGCCGATCAAAATTTAATTCTATTAGATGAAGCAACAATTTACAACTCTTCTCACCTATTTGGATTTTTCTCTGTTTTTAATGCCGATGCAATTAAAGATTTAAAATTATATAAAGGTGGTGTTCCTGCTCGTTTTGGAGGAAGAGTAGCTTCCGTTTTAGACATTTATCAAAAAGACGGAAATAGCAATAAGTTCCATTTAAATGGAGGAATCGGACTTATTTCTAGTCGATTATTAGCCGAAGGTCCAATTGTAAAAGACAAAGGTTCATTTCTTGTTGCTGGAAGAAGTTCATATGCGCATCTTTTCTTAAAGCTTTCTGGTAATGAAAATTCAGCTTATTTCTATGATTTAAACACTAAATTAAGTTATAAACTTAACGACAATAATAATCTTTATGTTTCGGGTTATTTTGGTAGAGATGTTTTCAGTTTAAGCAAAAGTTTTATTAACACCTATGGTAATTCTGTGTTAAACATGAGATGGAATCACTTATTTAGTGACAAACTTTTCTCTAACTTATCTTTAATATATAGTGATTATTATTATGGTTTAGAACTTGATTTCATTGGTTTCAATTGGGATAGTGGTATAAAAAACTACAATTTGAAATATGACTTTAAACATTATTTATCAGAAAAAACAAAACTTACCTATGGTATAAATACAGTTTATTACGATTTCAACCCTGGAAAAATTAAACCAAACGGACCAGATTCTCAAATTAATCCGAAACAATTAGATAAAAAATATGCTTTTGAACCAGCAATCTATATTGATGCAGAACAAAAACTATCCGATAAATTCTCTATCAACTACGGTTTGCGCTACAGTATGTTTTATCGTTTAGGAGCACAAGAAATTAATGTTTACGAAAACAACCAAGCGGTTTCCTATGATGAAGATTTAAAAATCTATGAAAAAGCGACACCAATTGGAACAAAAAAATATGGCAAAAACGAAACGATTGCAAGTTTTGATAACTTAGAACCTCGTTTGTCTATTGCCTATATTATTGATGAGAATCAATCAGTAAAAGCGAGTTACAATAGAATGTCTCAATATCTACACCTTATATCTAATACACAATCTCCTACTCCATTAGATGTTTGGGCACCAAGTGATGATTTCTTGAAACCTCAAATATTAGATCAATACGCAATTGGTTACCAAAAAAATATCAAAAACGGAAGATATTCATTCGAAATAGAGTCTTTTTATAAAGATGTACAAAACCGTTTAGACTATATTGATGGAGCCGATTTAATTGCAAATAACGCTATTGAACAAGTTGTTTTAGGAGGAAAATCTAGAGCCTATGGACTTGAAATTTTAGCTCGAAAAAACGAAGGAAAATTGAACGGTTGGATTTCTTATACTTTATCGCGATCAGAACAAAAAACAGCAGGAAGAACAGCTACCGAAATTGGTATTAATAACGGAAATTGGTACAAAACGGGTTGGGACAAAACACATAATTTATCAGTTACAGGTATTTATGAATTGAATGATAAATGGAGTTTTGGTAGTATTTTTTCACTACAAACAGGACAACCTGTAACCTATCCTAACGGACAATATGAATATCAAGGACTTTCAATTCCAAGCTATGGAGAAAGAAATGGTAATAATTTACCCGCTTATCATCGTTTGGATATTTCTGCTACTCTAACTCCTAGAAATAGTAAAGACAAGAGAATTAAAGGAGAGTGGGTTTTTGGTATTTATAATGTATATAGCCGTAAAAACGCTGCGTCAATAAGTTTCAGGCAAAATGCAGAATCTGGAAAAAACGAAGCAGTTCGCTTATCAATCTTTGGAATAGTTCCAAGTGTAACCTATAATTTTAAATTTTAA
- a CDS encoding NADP-dependent isocitrate dehydrogenase produces MSNQPKIIYTITDEAPMLATHSFLPIVKAFSKPANIAIETRDISLAGRILANFPEFLKEDQKIGDALIELGQLATTPEANIIKLPNISASVPQLKEAITELQSQGYAIPDFPEDAQSDEEKTIKTKYAKVLGSAVNPVLREGNSDRRAPKAVKNYAKAHPHSMGAWSSDSKSHVSHMNEGDFYGTEKSVIVKEAGSFSIVFTDANGTTKVLKENAPLKAGEIIDSSVMNMAKLKSFITEQVADAKAKGVLFSVHLKATMMKISDPLLFGAFVEVYFKDVFEKYASLFEEIGVDTRNGLGDVYAKIQGNAKQAEVEAALTAAIENGPALAMVNSDKGITNLHVPSDVIIDASMPAMIRNSGKMWNAEGKSQDTKAIIPDRCYAGIYQATIDFCKENGALDPKTMGSVPNVGLMAQKAEEYGSHDKTFQLTANGTVTVKDANGTILMEQAVETGDVFRMCQVKDAPIQDWVKLAVNRARATGVPTVFWLDEKRAHDRQIIEKVNLYLKDHDTNGLDIRIMNPVDATKLSLERIVKGLDTVSVTGNVLRDYLTDLFPILEVGTSAKMLSIVPLMNGGGLFETGAGGSAPKHIEQFIEEGYLRWDSLGEFLALGVSYEHLGNVFNNPKALVLSETLDEATELFLQNDKSPARKLGSLDNRGSHFYLALYWANALANQDKDAELKAKFAPIATDLNTNEAKINEELIAAQGKPQAIGGYYHPNFEATEKAMRPSITLNTILDKLN; encoded by the coding sequence ATGTCAAATCAACCAAAGATTATTTATACTATTACTGATGAAGCACCAATGTTGGCAACACATTCGTTCTTACCAATAGTAAAAGCTTTCTCAAAACCTGCAAATATTGCAATTGAAACAAGAGATATTTCATTAGCAGGTAGAATTTTGGCAAATTTTCCTGAATTTTTAAAAGAAGATCAAAAAATTGGAGATGCATTAATTGAATTAGGTCAATTAGCAACAACTCCAGAAGCTAACATTATAAAGTTACCAAATATTTCTGCTTCTGTTCCTCAATTAAAAGAAGCAATTACAGAATTACAATCACAAGGTTATGCAATTCCAGACTTTCCAGAAGATGCACAATCTGATGAAGAAAAAACAATAAAAACAAAATATGCTAAAGTTTTAGGTTCTGCTGTTAATCCAGTTCTTCGTGAAGGGAATTCAGACAGAAGAGCTCCTAAAGCTGTTAAAAACTATGCAAAGGCACATCCGCACTCAATGGGAGCTTGGTCATCAGATTCAAAATCACATGTATCTCATATGAATGAAGGTGATTTTTATGGTACTGAAAAATCGGTTATTGTAAAAGAAGCTGGATCTTTTTCTATTGTTTTTACAGATGCAAATGGAACTACTAAAGTTTTGAAAGAAAATGCTCCTTTAAAAGCAGGTGAAATAATTGATAGTTCTGTAATGAACATGGCAAAGCTTAAATCTTTCATTACTGAGCAAGTTGCTGATGCAAAAGCAAAAGGTGTATTGTTTTCGGTACATTTGAAAGCAACAATGATGAAAATTTCAGACCCTCTTCTATTTGGTGCTTTTGTGGAAGTATATTTTAAAGATGTGTTTGAAAAATATGCCTCTTTATTTGAAGAAATCGGAGTAGACACTCGTAATGGTTTAGGAGATGTTTATGCAAAAATTCAAGGTAATGCAAAACAAGCAGAAGTTGAAGCTGCTTTAACAGCTGCAATTGAAAACGGACCTGCTTTAGCAATGGTTAATTCTGATAAAGGAATTACAAACCTACACGTTCCTTCTGATGTAATTATTGATGCTTCTATGCCTGCAATGATTCGTAATTCTGGAAAAATGTGGAATGCAGAAGGTAAATCTCAAGATACAAAAGCAATTATTCCAGACAGATGTTATGCTGGTATTTACCAAGCAACAATTGACTTCTGTAAAGAAAATGGTGCTTTAGACCCTAAAACAATGGGAAGTGTTCCTAATGTAGGTTTAATGGCGCAAAAAGCAGAAGAATATGGTTCTCATGACAAAACGTTCCAATTGACTGCAAACGGTACTGTTACTGTGAAAGATGCAAACGGAACGATATTAATGGAACAAGCTGTTGAAACTGGTGACGTTTTTAGAATGTGTCAAGTAAAAGACGCTCCAATTCAAGACTGGGTAAAATTAGCGGTAAACAGAGCAAGAGCTACTGGCGTACCAACTGTTTTCTGGTTAGATGAGAAAAGAGCACATGACAGACAAATTATAGAAAAAGTAAACTTATATTTAAAAGATCATGATACTAATGGTTTAGACATACGTATCATGAATCCAGTAGATGCTACTAAATTATCTTTAGAAAGAATTGTTAAAGGCTTAGATACTGTTTCTGTTACAGGAAATGTATTACGTGACTATTTAACTGATTTATTCCCTATTTTAGAAGTAGGTACATCTGCAAAAATGTTATCTATTGTTCCATTAATGAATGGTGGTGGATTATTTGAAACAGGTGCTGGTGGTTCTGCTCCAAAACATATTGAGCAATTTATTGAAGAAGGCTATTTACGTTGGGATTCTTTAGGTGAATTTTTAGCTTTAGGTGTTTCTTATGAACACTTAGGTAATGTATTCAATAATCCTAAAGCGTTAGTTTTATCTGAAACTTTAGATGAAGCAACTGAATTGTTTTTACAAAACGACAAATCTCCTGCTAGAAAACTTGGAAGTTTAGACAATAGAGGATCTCATTTCTATTTAGCGTTATATTGGGCAAATGCATTAGCAAACCAAGATAAAGATGCAGAATTGAAAGCTAAATTTGCTCCAATTGCGACTGACTTGAATACTAATGAAGCCAAAATTAATGAAGAATTAATCGCTGCACAAGGAAAACCACAAGCAATTGGTGGTTATTATCATCCAAATTTTGAAGCTACAGAGAAAGCAATGCGTCCAAGTATAACTTTAAATACTATTTTAGATAAATTGAACTAA
- a CDS encoding anthranilate synthase component I family protein, whose protein sequence is MRTSIIKHISNTENFKKQLLHWSNQFREVVFLDSNNYTHKYSSYDLVFAVDAFTSIKTDYHNAFEDLYQYQSHSKDWLFGYLSYDLKNDTEVLHSKNLDNLEFPDVYFFQPKKLFFLKGNALEIQYLNMCDDEVDDDFNAIINFQSEFTNYESSIAIQQRIDKENYLSKVGKMLEYIHRGDIYEANFCMEFFAENTTIDPAFVYQKLNEISEPPFAVFFKNKDNFLMSSSPERYLKKEGDKVISQPIKGTARRSFDIEQDNFLKEDLGKNTKERSENIMIVDLVRNDLSHTAKKGTVKVEELCEVFTFKQVHQMISTVVSEVENTISPIEIIKSTFPMGSMTGAPKISAMKIIEELEETKRGLYSGAVGYFSPTGDFDFNVVIRSILYNAKNNYLSFSVGSAITAQSNPENEYEECLLKAKAMFEVLS, encoded by the coding sequence TTGAGAACATCCATAATTAAACATATTTCTAATACAGAAAACTTTAAAAAACAACTTCTACATTGGTCTAACCAATTTAGAGAAGTTGTTTTTTTAGATTCTAATAATTACACTCATAAATATTCTAGCTATGATTTAGTTTTCGCAGTAGATGCCTTTACATCTATTAAAACGGATTATCATAATGCATTTGAAGATTTATATCAATACCAATCGCATAGTAAAGATTGGCTTTTTGGTTATCTTTCCTACGATTTAAAAAATGATACAGAAGTACTTCATTCTAAAAATTTAGATAACTTAGAATTTCCTGATGTGTATTTTTTTCAACCAAAGAAATTGTTTTTTCTAAAAGGGAATGCTTTAGAAATTCAATATTTAAATATGTGCGATGATGAAGTTGATGATGACTTTAATGCGATTATTAATTTTCAGTCTGAATTTACAAATTATGAATCTTCCATCGCTATTCAACAAAGAATTGATAAAGAAAACTACCTATCTAAAGTGGGTAAAATGTTAGAATATATTCATCGAGGTGATATTTATGAAGCTAATTTTTGCATGGAGTTTTTTGCAGAAAATACCACAATAGATCCTGCATTTGTTTATCAAAAACTAAATGAAATTTCGGAACCTCCTTTTGCTGTTTTCTTTAAAAATAAGGACAACTTTTTAATGTCCTCATCACCAGAAAGATATTTGAAAAAGGAAGGTGACAAAGTAATATCACAGCCAATAAAAGGAACAGCAAGAAGAAGTTTTGATATTGAACAAGATAATTTTTTAAAAGAAGATCTAGGAAAAAACACAAAAGAACGTTCGGAAAACATAATGATTGTTGACTTAGTTCGTAATGATTTGTCTCATACAGCTAAAAAAGGAACAGTAAAAGTTGAAGAATTGTGTGAAGTTTTTACTTTTAAACAAGTCCATCAAATGATTTCTACAGTTGTTTCGGAAGTAGAAAATACAATCTCTCCAATAGAAATAATAAAATCTACTTTTCCAATGGGAAGTATGACTGGAGCTCCAAAAATTTCAGCAATGAAAATTATTGAAGAATTAGAAGAAACGAAACGTGGATTGTATAGTGGAGCAGTGGGCTATTTTTCTCCTACAGGTGATTTCGATTTTAATGTTGTTATTAGAAGTATACTTTATAATGCGAAAAATAATTATCTTTCTTTTTCTGTTGGCAGTGCTATAACTGCACAATCTAATCCTGAAAATGAATATGAAGAATGTTTGCTTAAAGCGAAAGCAATGTTTGAAGTCTTGAGTTGA
- the tilS gene encoding tRNA lysidine(34) synthetase TilS: MLNKFKQHLKNDFSFLKNKSIFLAVSGGLDSMVMLHLFQQLEYDIAILHCNFQLRGKESDGDTDFVIDYAEQFNIAWVIGHFDTKAFAKDNKLSTQVAARELRYDWFLEQLEEKEFDFVATAHHADDDLETFIINLSRGTGIEGLVGIPETNEAIIRPLLPFSRIEIEDYAKQNNLKWREDSSNASDNYLRNKIRHHVVPQLKELSPTFLQSFIKTQDYLSQANSMMEDAAMIAYMNIATHNGDEIHFDIEAMKNIPRLEGYLHFWFKKYGFTAWKDILELLDAQTGKKVNSASHLLLKNRKVLVLSKIKIKKALEKVYSIKKDQENLKIPLNITFCNIGYITNSNNNIIFVDAEKLNYPLEIRKKREGDVFHPSGMNGKKKLSKYFKDEKYSLLEKEEQWLLISNNEIVWVIGKRADQRFLANEKTINTLKIELK; this comes from the coding sequence ATGTTAAATAAATTCAAACAACATTTAAAAAATGATTTTTCTTTTTTAAAGAATAAATCTATTTTTTTGGCAGTAAGCGGAGGATTGGACAGTATGGTAATGTTGCATCTTTTTCAACAATTAGAATATGATATTGCTATTTTACATTGTAATTTTCAGTTGAGAGGGAAAGAGAGTGATGGAGATACTGATTTTGTAATAGACTATGCAGAACAATTTAATATCGCTTGGGTAATAGGTCATTTTGATACTAAAGCGTTTGCTAAAGACAATAAATTATCTACTCAAGTTGCAGCACGAGAGTTACGATATGATTGGTTTTTAGAACAATTAGAAGAAAAAGAGTTCGATTTTGTTGCGACAGCACACCACGCAGATGATGATTTAGAAACGTTTATAATCAATTTAAGTCGTGGAACAGGGATTGAAGGTTTAGTTGGAATTCCAGAAACGAATGAAGCTATAATTCGTCCACTTTTGCCATTTTCTAGAATTGAAATTGAGGACTATGCAAAACAAAATAATCTAAAATGGCGAGAAGACTCTAGTAATGCTTCAGATAATTATTTAAGAAATAAAATCAGACATCATGTTGTTCCTCAATTAAAAGAACTAAGTCCTACTTTTTTACAGAGTTTTATAAAAACACAAGACTATTTAAGTCAAGCAAACTCCATGATGGAAGATGCAGCTATGATTGCTTATATGAATATTGCAACCCATAATGGAGATGAAATTCATTTTGATATTGAGGCAATGAAAAATATACCTAGGCTTGAAGGTTATTTGCATTTTTGGTTTAAAAAATACGGATTCACAGCTTGGAAAGATATTTTAGAACTATTAGATGCACAAACAGGAAAAAAAGTTAATTCTGCTTCACATTTGTTGTTAAAGAATCGTAAAGTATTAGTTTTATCAAAAATTAAAATAAAAAAAGCACTAGAGAAGGTGTATAGTATTAAGAAAGATCAAGAAAATCTTAAAATTCCCTTAAATATTACCTTTTGTAACATAGGTTACATAACTAACTCGAATAACAATATTATATTTGTTGATGCTGAAAAATTAAATTATCCATTAGAGATTAGAAAAAAACGTGAAGGCGATGTTTTTCATCCTTCGGGTATGAATGGAAAGAAGAAATTGAGTAAGTACTTTAAAGATGAAAAATATTCACTTTTAGAAAAAGAAGAACAATGGTTGCTTATATCAAACAATGAAATTGTTTGGGTTATTGGGAAAAGAGCCGATCAGCGTTTTTTAGCAAATGAAAAAACAATAAATACTCTAAAAATAGAACTTAAATAA